Proteins encoded by one window of Seriola aureovittata isolate HTS-2021-v1 ecotype China chromosome 4, ASM2101889v1, whole genome shotgun sequence:
- the vtna gene encoding vitronectin a yields MRLRAVLLLALLTETFAADESCMGRCENGFDSQRSCQCDSMCKYYKSCCSDFEATCGMTTRGDTFVLAEDDDDEVLEGPTLSPQRSAQSLTPVVPQLTPTLESISDFGRRPQQGPETTLEMAKPQRLTDTIFQIVPVRQMPPISHTVPLAQSVPFTTEPPEIDTAAETTTVPVTTATTEAPDPDAEVCSGRPFDSFMQLKNGSIYAFRGEYFFELGQKSVVPGYPKLIKDVWGIDGPIDAAFTRVNCQGKTYIFKGNKYWRFDNGELDDDYPRDISVGFDKIPDHVDAVFALPAPGHHGKERVYFFKGDQYYLYEFLHQPSHEECITMSERSPPTLFRHYTDVYYNNYENFFRELFSDLPQHHDKHHFINKDWKGLKSPVDAAMAGRIYVTPWRSFPRRNDYVPDQQSDQQQGQQWNQQYGQQWGRRRQSRSPFWGSIAERGINMGQGFAERGMEMGLRMAERRMEMEERLGRDWDRVWDQDWDQDRRRDRYRQNNRGNYDSRDDRAFWERRRGLPIQSVYFFKGDKYYRVDLSTKRVDPAMPPYPRSIAKYWLGCSDSGGAERK; encoded by the exons ATGAGGCTGCGGGCTGTCCTGCTGCTGGCTCTGCTCACTGAGACTTTCGCTGCAGATG AGTCCTGTATGGGTCGCTGTGAGAATGGCTTTGACTCTCAGAGGAGCTGCCAGTGTGACTCGATGTGCAAGTATTACaagagctgctgctctgattttGAGGCCACCTGTGGCATGACGA CTCGTGGAGACACTTTTGTGTTggcagaggatgatgatgatgaggtgcTTGAAGGTCCCACTCTATCCCCTCAACGTTCAGCACAGTCTCTTACCCCTGTGGTTCCTCAGCTGACGCCCACACTGGAGTCCATCTCAGATTTCGGTCGCAGACCACAGCAAGGTCCAGAAACCACACTTGAAATGGCCAAACCCCAACGACTGACGGACACCATATTTCAGATAGTCCCTGTTAGACAGATGCCACCCATTTCACACACAGTTCCCCTTGCACAGAGCGTCCCCTTCACAACTGAACCGCCTGAGAttgacacagcagctgagacaACCACTGTTCCCGTCACAACAGCCACCACTGAAGCTCCCGACCCAGACGCTGAGGTCTGCAGTGGGAGGCCTTTTGACTCTTTTATGCAGCTTAAAAATGGCTCTATATACGCCTTCAGAG GGGAGTACTTCTTTGAACTGGGCCAGAAGTCGGTCGTTCCTGGTTATCCAAAGCTCATTAAGGACGTGTGGGGCATCGACGGGCCAATTGATGCTGCTTTCACCCGTGTCAACTGTCAAGGGAAGACCTACATCTTCAAG GGAAACAAGTACTGGAGGTTTGATAATGGCGAACTGGATGATGACTATCCTCGTGATATCAGCGTGGGCTTTGACAAAATTCCTGATCACGTGGATGCAGTGTTTGCTCTCCCTGCCCCTGGTCACCATGGAAAAGAGAGAGTCTATTTTTTCAAAG GGGATCAGTACTATTTGTATGAGTTTTTGCACCAGCCGTCTCATGAGGAGTGTATCACCATGTCTGAGAGGTCTCCACCCACACTATTCAGGCACTACACAGACGTATACTACAACAACTATGAAAATTTTTTCAGAGAGCTGTTCTCCGACT TGCCTCAGCATCATGACAAACACCACTTCATTAACAAAGACTGGAAGGGCCTCAAGTCTCCAGTGGACGCTGCCATGGCGGGCAGAATCTACGTCACACCCTGGAGGTCGTTTCCACGTCGCAATGACTATGTGCCTGATCAGCAGTCGGATCAACAGCAAGGCCAGCAGTGGAACCAGCAGTATGGACAGCAGTGGGGTCGGAGGAGGCAAAGCCGCTCACCCTTCTGGGGTTCCATAGCTGAGCGGGGGATCAACATGGGTCAGGGCTTTGCAGAAAGGGGGATGGAAATGGGTTTGAggatggcagagaggaggatggagatggaggagaggctCGGACGAGACTGGGACAGAGTGTGGGATCAAGACTGGGACCAGGACAGAAGGAGAGATCGATACCGCCAGAACAACAGAGGCAACTACGACTCCAGAGATGACAGGGCGTTCTGGGAAAGGCGAAGGGGTCTTCCCATTCAGAGCGTCTACTTCTTCAAAGGAG ATAAATACTACAGAGTGGACCTCAGCACCAAGCGAGTTGACCCTGCCATGCCTCCATATCCCAGATCCATTGCCAAGTACTGGCTTGGCTGCTCAGACAGCggtggagcagagaggaagtaG
- the scarf1 gene encoding scavenger receptor class F member 1, which produces MKFLLSTLSVLLRCLLSSSHALDPAGKNVCHSISDPSTLVCCIGWRQEGKECSIPVCEGEQACLKDEVCVYPGVCRCPPGYYGAHCKTRCPPEFWASDCRQVCRCHPHGRCHPVTGECTCNPNRWGPLCQYACKCARHGHCHPVHGNCTCDAGWWSLTCFKPCQCFSVGSVGPSCDQLTGRCQCQRGHWGLRCSGACNCHMSACNQRTGVCECEAGWWGPGCERKCNCEHKHSTCDPANGECLCHPGYKGMFCNQPCESGKYGSGCKMSCGYCKDNQLCSATDGACAACEPGWNGTQCDLPCPSGYYGDGCQEKCPHCRNNEPCEPKTGKCLMCDPGWTGPRCEEACSDRTFGDGCSFLCSACFHGNCHHVTGRCVCQPGFQGESCNSSCPALQFGLNCSSVCDCGDGVGCHPVTGVCPNSGRSAVLAGVLVPLLLVLLAVLCCCLCCGGAPVDGKDRAAVADGGLAVRMKYHVYSVLANISAALPCISNWSSGLPRVTVSHHDPELTFNHSFIEPPSSGWVTEGSSFDSDEEEGEALYCVPPREDIPAVAGGEFQEMSSKCNMFLDPSGFSSEDITSPFNIPRTSSIAKSKRPSVSFAEGTRFSPKERRGSAQDPGAVPRNKPKSSWGVLMLSALQSQGSVAKPGDEDAVEGEEREEEVDVQATDNQESNCEAGGQEVDRNSSRATLQVPGTSGRRRTMSNTAAHKGTQISTSGSDAQVGVSNKVTTVYVTVGKAGRPVSETSSEGPVQAMLRRLGSLQRQRDQESGKSKSKGGEGITKPPRRKLGARATVWEQGGPSGGEVGICKPIRRKHASHNSSNTAGANDTPPSEGGTPKRPLSSILKSVPEVASADSGSELRAEGNSRPDSSKGQTESNYLTVGPAGDAASLTEVIANEGAMVSVSDEPCYENVMINHS; this is translated from the exons ATGAAGTTTCTCCTCAGCACTCTGAGCGTTCTGCTTCGCTGCTTGTTGTCCTCCTCACACGCACTGGATCCTGCTGGGAAGAATGTCTGCCATAGCATCAG CGACCCCTCCACCCTTGTCTGTTGCATTGGATGGCGTCAAGAGGGAAAAGAGTGCTCTATCC cgGTGTGTGAGGGCGAGCAGGCCTGCCTAAAGGATGAGGTCTGTGTGTATCCTGGAGTGTGTCGCTGCCCACCTGGCTACTACGGCGCTCACTGCAAAACAC GCTGTCCTCCTGAGTTCTGGGCTTCAGACTGTCGCCAAGTGTGTCGGTGCCACCCACACGGCCGGTGTCACCCTGTCACCGGTGAATGCACCTGCAACCCCAACCGCTGGGGTCCACTGTGCCAATATGCCTGCAAGTGCGCCCGCCATGGCCACTGCCACCCTGTCCACGGAAATTGCACCTGCGATGCAGGCTGGTGGTCACTAACCTGCTTTAAGCCATGCCAATGCTTCAGTGTGGGCTCTGTGGGCCCCAGCTGTGACCAGCTAACAGGCCGATGTCAGTGTCAAAGAGGGCACTGGGGGTTGAGGTGTTCCGGCGCTTGCAACTGCCACATGTCGGCATGTAACCAGCggactggtgtgtgtgagtgcgagGCAGGCTGGTGGGGTCCCGGTTGTGAACGCAAATGTAACtgtgagcacaaacacagcaccTGTGACCCAGCTAACGGGGAGTGCCTGTGCCACCCGGGGTACAAGGGTATGTTCTGTAACCAGCCCTGTGAATCTGGGAAGTATGGCAGTGGGTGTAAAATGAG TTGTGGTTACTGTAAAGACAACCAGCTTTGCTCTGCCACGGATGGTGCCTGTGCCGCCTGTGAACCCGGCTGGAACGGTACACAGTGTGACCTCCCATGCCCGTCTGGTTATTACGGTGATGGCTGCCAGGAGAAATGTCCACATTGTAGGAACAATGAACCCTGTGAACCAAAAACTGGGAAATGTTTGATGTGTGACCCTGGATGGACTGGACCCAG GTGTGAGGAGGCCTGCTCCGACAGGACGTTCGGAGATGGTTGCAGCTTCCTGTGTAGCgcttgtttccatggtaactgCCATCATGTGACAGGAAGATGTGTCTGTCAGCCAGGCTTTCAGGGAGAGAG ctgtaaTAGCAGCTGCCCCGCCCTGCAGTTCGGCCTCaactgttcctctgtctgtgactgtggtGATGGGGTCGGCTGCCACCCAGTCACTGGAGTCTGCCCCAACA gTGGCAGAAGTGCTGTACTAGCAGGTGTGCTGGTCCCTTTGCTCCTGGTTCTGTTAgctgtcctctgctgctgtttgtgttgtggagGAGCCCCCGTTGATGGCAAAGACAG GGCGGCTGTGGCTGATGGAGGTTTGGCCGTTCGGATGAAATATCACGTCTACAGTGTCCTGGCAAACATTAGCGCTGCCCTCCCCTGTATCTCTAATTGGTCCTCTGGTCTGCCTCGTGTCACTG TATCTCACCATGACCCAGAGCTGACCTTCAACCACAGCTTCATCGAGCCTCCGTCCTCTGGCTGGGTGACTGAGGGGTCATCCTTTGacagtgatgaggaggagggagaagcgCTCTACTGTGTCCCTCCAAGAGAAG ACATCCCAGCAGTGGCAGGCGGTGAGTTCCAGGAGATGAGCTCAAAGTGTAACATGTTCTTAGATCCATCTGGCTTCAGCAGCGAGGACATCACCTCACCCTTCAACATACCTCGCACCTCCAGCATCGCTAAGTCCAAGCGGCCCTCTGTGTCTTTTGCAGAAGGCACTCGCTTCAGCCCCAAGGAGAGGCGTGGCTCTGCTCAGGACCCTGGCGCTGTCCCTCGCAACAAACCCAAATCCAGCTGGGGGGttttgatgctctctgctctccaaAGTCAGGGAAGTGTAGCTAAGCCTGGGGATGAGGATGCAGTTGAgggtgaggagagggaagaggaagtggaTGTGCAGGCGACAGACAACCAGGAGTCAAACTGTGAGGCAGGGGGCCAGGAAGTAGACAGAAACTCATCCAGAGCCACCTTGCAGGTCCCAGGGACATCAGGAAGAAGACGGACTATGTCCAACACAGCTGCACATAAAGGGACCCAGATATCAACATCAGGCTCTGATGCTCAGGTGGGGGTCTCAAATAAGGTGACCACAGTGTATGTGACAGTGGGGAAGGCGGGTAGACCCGTATCAGAGACCAGTTCCGAAGGCCCCGTTCAGGCCATGCTGCGAAGACTCGGCAGCCTCCAGAGACAAAGAGATCAGGAGTCTGGCAAATCCAAATCCAAGGGAGGTGAAGGGATTACCAAACCACCCAGGAGAAAGCTTGGAGCTCGGGCGACTGTATGGGAGCAGGGAGGGCCATCTGGAGGGGAGGTTGGCATATGTAAGCCCATCAGGAGGAAGCATGCTTCCCACAACTCCTCTAACACAGCAGGTGCTAATGACACTCCACCATCAGAGGGCGGCACTCCCAAACGGCCACTGTCGTCCATTTTGAAGAGCGTGCCAGAGGTGGCTTCAGCTGACTCAGGGTCAGAGCTGAGGGCTGAGGGTAACTCAAGGCCGGACTCCAGCAAAGGACAAACTGAGAGCAACTACCTGACCGTGGGGCCAGCAGGAGATGCTGCAAGTCTCACAGAGGTCATTGCCAACGAAGGAGCAATGGTCAGTGTGAGTGATGAACCCTGctatgaaaatgtcatgattAACCACTCGTAA
- the rilp gene encoding RILP-like protein 1 isoform X1 produces MEEPEAHADTKNTESCFDKTCSALTVDDVYEIAKLIGTEVEKLIDGYGKDSVVGLVPKIVKVLELLESFASRNNAHKLKEEELLKTFETIQLQQQKKRGGKESEEGNDKNEIRQELQHKEQQWSRRCEELQVQVQQLQEDKEELQSRLKGSHAQEDRVQRQEREVMLKLKQVVDKQRDELRAKVQEITTISKEVEALQEQLDRFMKMNAELRHKQNVLQAQLKSTVERKADMEADLKEKSKEIENLQAQLDSANSNSPSSPSQTARESTKKTTADQKDPDQPCFTKKEVRDIIFERNELKTNLFLVQEELSYYQREILNEERCPGFLLEAVRSAIKKKRKLIKAKMLGISVNECSSSDEEGSSSLFEQTEVDGTHVDGTDKPAESRIRNLFGFLTRSGSGRSPTHMSNSASSWEIIGDSEATDEAQKRPSS; encoded by the exons ATGGAGGAACCTGAAGCACACGCCGacactaaaaacacagagagctgcTTTGACAAGACGTGCTCCGCTTTAACTGTGGACGATGTGTACGAAATTGCCAAACTAATTGGTACCGAGGTGGAGAAGCTAATCGATGGTTATGGCAAAGATAGCGTCGTGGGGCTGGTGCCGAAAATAGTGAAAGTGCTGGAACTGCTGGAGAGTTTCGCGTCGAGGAACAATGCTCACAAACTGAAGGAAGAGGAACTGCTGAAGACCTTCGAGACgatacagctgcagcagcagaagaaacgCGGTGGGAAAGAAAGCGAGGAGGGCAACGACAAAAATGAAATACGG CAGGAGCTACAGCACAAGGAGCAGCAATGGAGCAGGAGGtgtgaggagctgcaggtaCAGGTGCAACAGCTCcaggaggacaaggaggagctgcagagtaGGCTAAAGGGCAGCCACGCACAGGAAG ATCGTGTCCAGCGGCAGGAGCGAGAGGTGATGCTGAAGCTGAAACAGGTGGTGGACAAGCAGAGAGATGAGCTGAGGGCTAAAGTCCAGGAGATAACCACCATCTCCAAAGAGGTGGAGGCG ctCCAGGAGCAGCTGGATCGCTTCATGAAGATGAATGCAGAGCTGCGACACAAGCAGAATGTTCTGCAGGCTCAGCTGAAGAGCACTGTGGAGAGGAAGGCCGACATGGAAGCTGATCTGAAGGAGAAAAGCAAAGAGATAGAAAACCTCCAAGCACAGCTGGATAGCGCCAATAGCAACAGCCCT TCTAGTCCAAGTCAAACAGCTCGTGAGTCAACGAAAAAGACGACAGCTGACCAGAAGGATCCTGATCAGCCATGCTTCACCAAGAAAGAGGTGCGTGACATCATTTTCGAGAGGAATGAGCTCAAAACCAACCTGTTCCTGGTGCAGGAGGAGCTCAGCTACTATCAGAG GGAGATCCTGAATGAGGAGCGGTGTCCAGGGTTCCTCTTAGAAGCTGTCCGCTCAGccatcaagaaaaaaagaaagctcaTTAAGGCAAAGATGCTTGGAATTTCTGTGAACGAATGCAGCAGCAG tgaCGAGGAGGGGAGTTCTTCGTTGTTTGAGCAGACAGAAGTAGATGGCACACATGTAGACGGCACTGATAAACCAGCTGAGTCACGCATTCGAAACCT CTTTGGCTTCCTGACGCGGTCAGGCAGTGGGCGGAGCCCCACCCACATGAGCAACTCCGCCTCCAGCTGGGAGATCATCGGAGACTCAGAGGCCACTGATGAGGCACAGAAGCGTCCGTCTTCCTGA
- the rilp gene encoding RILP-like protein 1 isoform X2 — protein sequence MEEPEAHADTKNTESCFDKTCSALTVDDVYEIAKLIGTEVEKLIDGYGKDSVVGLVPKIVKVLELLESFASRNNAHKLKEEELLKTFETIQLQQQKKRGGKESEEGNDKNEIRELQHKEQQWSRRCEELQVQVQQLQEDKEELQSRLKGSHAQEDRVQRQEREVMLKLKQVVDKQRDELRAKVQEITTISKEVEALQEQLDRFMKMNAELRHKQNVLQAQLKSTVERKADMEADLKEKSKEIENLQAQLDSANSNSPSSPSQTARESTKKTTADQKDPDQPCFTKKEVRDIIFERNELKTNLFLVQEELSYYQREILNEERCPGFLLEAVRSAIKKKRKLIKAKMLGISVNECSSSDEEGSSSLFEQTEVDGTHVDGTDKPAESRIRNLFGFLTRSGSGRSPTHMSNSASSWEIIGDSEATDEAQKRPSS from the exons ATGGAGGAACCTGAAGCACACGCCGacactaaaaacacagagagctgcTTTGACAAGACGTGCTCCGCTTTAACTGTGGACGATGTGTACGAAATTGCCAAACTAATTGGTACCGAGGTGGAGAAGCTAATCGATGGTTATGGCAAAGATAGCGTCGTGGGGCTGGTGCCGAAAATAGTGAAAGTGCTGGAACTGCTGGAGAGTTTCGCGTCGAGGAACAATGCTCACAAACTGAAGGAAGAGGAACTGCTGAAGACCTTCGAGACgatacagctgcagcagcagaagaaacgCGGTGGGAAAGAAAGCGAGGAGGGCAACGACAAAAATGAAATACGG GAGCTACAGCACAAGGAGCAGCAATGGAGCAGGAGGtgtgaggagctgcaggtaCAGGTGCAACAGCTCcaggaggacaaggaggagctgcagagtaGGCTAAAGGGCAGCCACGCACAGGAAG ATCGTGTCCAGCGGCAGGAGCGAGAGGTGATGCTGAAGCTGAAACAGGTGGTGGACAAGCAGAGAGATGAGCTGAGGGCTAAAGTCCAGGAGATAACCACCATCTCCAAAGAGGTGGAGGCG ctCCAGGAGCAGCTGGATCGCTTCATGAAGATGAATGCAGAGCTGCGACACAAGCAGAATGTTCTGCAGGCTCAGCTGAAGAGCACTGTGGAGAGGAAGGCCGACATGGAAGCTGATCTGAAGGAGAAAAGCAAAGAGATAGAAAACCTCCAAGCACAGCTGGATAGCGCCAATAGCAACAGCCCT TCTAGTCCAAGTCAAACAGCTCGTGAGTCAACGAAAAAGACGACAGCTGACCAGAAGGATCCTGATCAGCCATGCTTCACCAAGAAAGAGGTGCGTGACATCATTTTCGAGAGGAATGAGCTCAAAACCAACCTGTTCCTGGTGCAGGAGGAGCTCAGCTACTATCAGAG GGAGATCCTGAATGAGGAGCGGTGTCCAGGGTTCCTCTTAGAAGCTGTCCGCTCAGccatcaagaaaaaaagaaagctcaTTAAGGCAAAGATGCTTGGAATTTCTGTGAACGAATGCAGCAGCAG tgaCGAGGAGGGGAGTTCTTCGTTGTTTGAGCAGACAGAAGTAGATGGCACACATGTAGACGGCACTGATAAACCAGCTGAGTCACGCATTCGAAACCT CTTTGGCTTCCTGACGCGGTCAGGCAGTGGGCGGAGCCCCACCCACATGAGCAACTCCGCCTCCAGCTGGGAGATCATCGGAGACTCAGAGGCCACTGATGAGGCACAGAAGCGTCCGTCTTCCTGA